The sequence CGTTATGCGCGTGAAAATGATGTTCCAATGTTGGGTGTCTGCTTGGGAATGCAGTTGACTTGTATCGAGTTTGCTCGTCACGTTTTGGGTCTTGAAGGTGCAAATTCTGCAGAACTTGCACCAGATACAAAATACCCTATCATTGATATTATGCGTGACCAGGTTGATGTTGAAGATATGGGTGGAACCCTTCGTTTGGGACTTTATCCATCTAAGTTGAAACGTGGTTCTAAGGCAGCAGCTGCTTACCATAATCAAGAAGTGGTGCAACGCCGTCACCGTCACCGTTATGAGTTTAACAACACCTTTCGTGAACAGTTTGAGGCGGCAGGTTTTGTCTTCTCAGGAGTCTCTCCAGACAATCGTTTGGTAGAAATTGTGGAAATTCCTGAAAATAAATTCTTTGTAGCTTGTCAGTATCACCCTGAACTGTCAAGCCGTCCAAACCGTCCCGAAGAACTCTACACTGCCTTTGTCACTGCAGCGGTTGAGAACAGCAATTAGCAAAATTCGAACCTTTGAGAATAATCTCAGAGGTTTTTTAATTCATTCAGGAACTCAGGCGCTTGGCAATAAGAATTAGACTCACTGAGGGAAGAGATTTTCCTTGCTCGTATACGGCTTCCCTATTTGTCCTAGAGCCCTTTTTGTGTTACAATGAATGGTATGAAAGCTAAGAAATTATGGATGACTGGCTTGACTGTGGCTGGTCTAAGTGCCCTCGCTTTGGGTGCCAAAAAAGCAGCAGATAACCACAAACTCATGAAGACGCAAGAAGAGTTGACCGCTATCGTGCGCGAACTTTTCTCAGATATGGGTGAGATTGCGACTATCTATGTTCAAGTCTACGAAAGTAGCCTAGAGCGACTCGTCGGAGGAGTCGTTTTCGAGGATGGTCGTCACTATACCTTTGTCTATGAAAATGAAGACCTGGTCTATGAGGAGGAAGTCTTATGATTACTCCCGATAGTATAGAAGAACTAGCAGGTTTTGTCGAGCAAGATGGCAAGAAGGTCTTCCTTTTTGTGGCGGACTGGTGTGGCGATTGTCGTTATATCTATCCAGCCTTGCCAGAGATTGAGGAGACCAATCCAGAGTTCACCTTTATTCGAGTGGACCGAGACCAGTACATGGATCTGGCCAAACTCTGGGATGTTTACGGGATTCCTAGCCTTGTTGTACTAGAAAAGGACAAGGAAATCGATCGATTTGTCAATCGCGACCGTAAAAGTAAGGAACAGATTAACGACTTTTTAGCAGGACTGAAATAGGAGAAAAGGAAAGCAATGATTTTTACATATAACAAAGAACATGTCGGTGATGTCCTTATGGTCATCGTGAAAAATAGCGGCGATGCCAAACTGGATGTGGAACGCAAAGGCAAGGTTGCCCGTGTTTTCCTCAAAGATAATGGGGAAACAGTAGCTTGGAATATTTTCGAAGTTTCAAGTTTGTTTGAAATTACAGAGCGCGGCCAAGTTTTTTTGACAGATGAGCAAGTCGCTCGTTTGAACCAAGAATTGCAGGCGGAAGGCTTTGTGGAAGAAATTGTCAATGACAAAGAACCTAAGTTTGTTGTCGGTGAAATTGTCGAGATGGCAGCTCACCCAGATAGTGACCACCTCAATATCTGCCAAGTTGCATTCGCAAGTGATAAGACAGTGCAAATCGTTGCAGGAGCTCCTAATGCACGTGTTGGGTTGAAAACCATTGTAGCCCTTCCTGGAGCGATGATGCCAAAAGGCAATATTATTTTCCCAGGCGAGCTTCGTGGCGAAAAGAGTTTTGGCATGATGTGTAGCCCTCGTGAATTGCATCTACCAAATGCTCCGCAAAAACGTGGGGTTATTGAAT comes from Streptococcus oralis and encodes:
- a CDS encoding DUF4651 domain-containing protein, giving the protein MNGMKAKKLWMTGLTVAGLSALALGAKKAADNHKLMKTQEELTAIVRELFSDMGEIATIYVQVYESSLERLVGGVVFEDGRHYTFVYENEDLVYEEEVL
- a CDS encoding thioredoxin family protein; translated protein: MITPDSIEELAGFVEQDGKKVFLFVADWCGDCRYIYPALPEIEETNPEFTFIRVDRDQYMDLAKLWDVYGIPSLVVLEKDKEIDRFVNRDRKSKEQINDFLAGLK
- the ytpR gene encoding YtpR family tRNA-binding protein is translated as MIFTYNKEHVGDVLMVIVKNSGDAKLDVERKGKVARVFLKDNGETVAWNIFEVSSLFEITERGQVFLTDEQVARLNQELQAEGFVEEIVNDKEPKFVVGEIVEMAAHPDSDHLNICQVAFASDKTVQIVAGAPNARVGLKTIVALPGAMMPKGNIIFPGELRGEKSFGMMCSPRELHLPNAPQKRGVIELSEDQVVGTPFDPAKHWIA